In Piliocolobus tephrosceles isolate RC106 chromosome 6, ASM277652v3, whole genome shotgun sequence, the following are encoded in one genomic region:
- the LOC111520340 gene encoding PDZ domain-containing protein 11-like, which produces MDSQIPYDDYPVVFLPAYENPPAWIPPHERVPRPDYNNELTQFLPQTITLKKPPGAQVIPDSDAHRAGLQEGDQVLAVNDVDFQDTEHSKAAEILKTAREISMHVRFFPYNYYHQKERTVH; this is translated from the exons ATGGACAGCCAGATTCCTTATGATGACTACCCAGTGGTTTTCCTGCCTGCCTATGAGAATCCTCCAGCATGGATTCCTCCTCATGAGAGGGTACCCCGCCCAGACTACAACAATGAGTTGACCCAGTTTCTGCCCCAAACCATCACACTGAAGAAGCCTCCTGGAGCTC AGGTGATTCCTGACTCTGATGCACATAGAGCAGGACTTCAGGAAGGGGACCAAGTTCTAGCTGTGAATGATGTGGATTTCCAAGATACTGAGCACAGCAAGGCTGCTGAGATCCTGAAGACAGCTCGTGAAATCAGCATGCATGTCCGCTTCTTTCCCTACAATTATTATCACCAAAAAGAGAGGACTGTGCACTAG